From Pyrenophora tritici-repentis strain M4 chromosome 1, whole genome shotgun sequence, the proteins below share one genomic window:
- a CDS encoding PAM multi-domain protein: protein MSAGLLSQLLSSPLQLSAPEAETRREYDANARTFATQLANVPTAQWLKGADTDQDVLVLIDPAVNSIGYAYALRHRIGTLFDRRNMPEALQPGGAVWNKLVLFLETADPVQLRYVGREWRTLVEFTEQIARACGSPGLAIAPIRSAMTRLDPTTGTFTLFHLSFIQLCMETRSYAAAEPILDNHIHTLPTKIPIVVREGLEYSVPCADVTSSGEYIHLSSGHTDKITLAEIQEYYVLGAMAYLALRRFKKAQHFLEHVLVVPSTNTANGFMLEAYKKWVLVSCLVQGRMGTIPRTANGNAIKAVKAASKAYEALAEAYGELDNMSKLKAQTQAGAEIWAEDGNSGLVTELSNSQTRTYVSRLSRTYSAIPVSNIATHLGATTDEMVLYVESLIKDGHLNACLEETDLSDIGVVLRFYLDPTQGPLAKSEKQQQQALFEQTMRTNRLAEQVKDADYRLTLTKEYIENQKRVTKRSGPHGDVMDTAWDDSIDAEEDIMIDMH, encoded by the exons ATGTCGGCCGGACTTCTCTCTCAACTGCTGAGCTCCCCCTTACAGTTAAGTGCACCTGAGGCAGAGACGAGGCGTGAATACGATGCAAATGCCCGCACTTTCGCCACACAACTTGCCAACGTGCCTACAGCACAGTGGTTGAAGGGAGCAGACACAGATCAAGATGTGCTCGTA TTAATTGACCCCGCGGTCAACTCAATAGGATACGCCTATGCTCTTCGCCACCGCATCGGCACCTTATTCGACAGAAGGAATATGCCCGAGGCGCTGCAGCCTGGAGGTGCAGTGTGGAACAAACTAGTACTGTTCTTGGAGACGGCAGATCCTGTGCAGCTGCGATATGTTGGAAGGGAGTGGAGAACATTGGTCGAGTTCACAGAGCAGATTGCGCGCGCGTGTGGATCA CCTGGCCTCGCGATTGCACCGATACGCTCAGCCATGACACGACTTGATCCTACCACCGGCACCTTCACCTTGTTCCACCTCAGCTTCATCCAGCTGTGCATGGAGACGCGATCGTACGCGGCCGCCGAACCGATACTCGATAATCACATCCATACTTTGCCTACGAAGATCCCTATCGTGGTCCGCGAGGGTCTCGAATACTCTGTTCCATGCGCAGATGTCACAAGCAGCGGGGAGTACATCCACTTGAGTTCTGGCCACACTGATAAGATCACTTTGGCGGAAATTCAGGAGTACTATGTACTGGGGGCCATGGCATATCTCGCATTACGTCGTTTCAAGAAAGCACAGCACTTCCTGGAGCACGTGCTTGTGGTTCCTTCGACTAATACTGCAAACGGTTTTATGTTGGAGGCGTATAAGAAGTGGGTGCTGGTGAGCTGTCTAGTCCAGGGACGG ATGGGCACGATTCCGCGGACAGCCAACGGTAATGCCATCAAGGCGGTTAAGGCAGCGTCAAAAGCGTACGAGGCGCTTGCGGAAGCGTACGGAGAGCTGGACAACATGTCCAAGCTGAAGGCTCAGACGCAAGCTGGTGCTGAGATTTGGGCAGAG GACGGGAATAGTGGCCTCGTCACGGAACTCAGCAACAGTCAGACGCGGACCTATGTTTCGCGGCTGTCACGGACTTACTCGGCGATACCAGTCTCAAACATTGCCACCCACCTGGGCGCTACGACGGACGAGATGGTGCTGTATGTCGAGAGTCTGATCAAGGATGGCCATCTGAACGCGTGCTTGGAAGAGACGGACTTGTCGGATATAGGCGTGGTACTACGTTTCTACCTGGATCCGACGCAGGGACCATTGGCCAAGAGCGagaagcagcagcaacagGCGCTGTTTGAGCAAACGATGCGGACAAATAGGCTTGCGGAACAAGTCAAGGACGCCGACTACCGCCTGACATTGACCAAGGAGTACATTGAGAACCAGAAACGCGTGACCAAGAGGTCGGGACCGCACGGCGATGTTATGGACACTGCATGGGATGACAGCATTGACGCAGAAGAGGACATAATGATTGACATGCACTGA
- a CDS encoding SPS1, Serine-threonine protein kinase, with amino-acid sequence MSEEYSFEELRAKYRGWMDYDWVAIRRKEQEEARKVAEAAVAAKQPKSKPAPLAPKQEPEQLPKPKTVPLKGSVDDDMGNDENAPPSQADVDKAKAAKRARREERANRTRKIKVMEVKEVRGETQTIQANLDSPAKPKIRRKKTGPEQTMTLHTKEAMDEIYDIFNEPLKNADENVSEVQSGEESTEDDEDDYTSEAESTATGRMSCAGSEFGDETTDESFDEISLADIHSDEQQDREVVTPTSPSGPTSLPTRFVPVPPEDYNPAMRPYRDPVQAANNRLPFMTPIVEKTESSLGIATGHTQKDYCPAKTPSRSKGTLAILEDDDETCSSPFADLLSQVIDGPGKVAKLALTESKPVAQDPKTEPQRKVLATKDVPAKVQKLDGPIIKDTQCNPVDESIRKIILQEIQPPLDSYDGYYADTEECYGKGADIRKYTKSVKGKSATEKTMANPCCCPTLKFPGTDRTYTIKRELGKGAFAPVYLVESKDTDDEDENKPSQMGKGEFGLKRKDLEAIKMEDPPTPWEFYIMRQAKRRLGVSRAADSIVHAYEMHVFKDECYLVEEFRDQGTLLDLVNLARAENGVMDEQLAMFFTIELFRTVEALHAKGVIHGDLKSDNILVRFDSLQKDEHWDSEYKRDGRDGWSAKGISLIDFGRGIDMKAFKPDVQFIADWPTTEADCAEMRELRPWTYQIDYYGLAGIVHNLLFGKYISTVAERGATLGAGATKTYKIKESLKRYWQTEIWHECLDLLLNPLMHLEGEEEGKLPVLKGMREVREKMETWLEGNCEKGVGLKALVRRMEEAVKRR; translated from the exons ATGTCTGAAGAATACTCATTTGAAGAGCTACGCGCTAAATACAGGGGCTGGATGGACTATGACTGGGTTGCCATCCGCCGTAAAGAACAGGAAGAGGCTAGGAAGGTAGCAGAGGCTGCAGTCGCTGCTAAACAACCTAAGTCTAAGCCCGCGCCTTTAGCGCCCAAACAAGAGCCCGAGCAGCTCCCTAAGCCCAAGACCGTGCCTTTGAAGGGCAGTGTGGACGATGACATGGGCAACGACGAGAACGCGCCACCTTCACAGGCTGATGTGGATAAAGCAAAGGCTGCGAAGAGGGCCAGACGTGAGGAACGTGCCAACAGGACGAGGAAGATCAAGGTCATGGAAGTCAAAGAGGTCCGCGGGGAGACACAGACGA TTCAAGCGAACTTAGATTCTCCTGCAAAACCAAAGATACGGAGAAAGAAGACTGGTCCAGAACAAACCATGACTCTGCATACCAAGGAAGCTATGGATGAGATCTACGATATCTTCAACGAGCCACTGAAGAACGCAGACGAAAACGTATCGGAAGTTCAGAGTGGTGAGGAGAGTACTGAAGACGATGAAGACGACTATACGAGTGAGGCTGAAAGTACGGCTACTGGCCGCATGTCTTGCGCTGGGAGCGAGTTCGGTGACGAGACCACG GATGAGTCTTTTGACGAAATATCACTTGCAGATATTCATTCGGACGAGCAGCAAGATCGGGAAGTGGTCACTCCTACATCGCCCTCAGGACCAACCTCGTTACCCACTCGCTTTGTTCCTGTTCCGCCCGAGGACTACAATCCAGCCATGCGGCCCTATAGAGACCCAGTCCAAGCTGCAAACAATCGACTGCCTTTCATGACACCTATTGTAGAGAAGACCGAGTCGTCATTAGGAATCGCCACTGGTCATACACAAAAGGACTACTGCCCAGCGAAGACACCTTCTCGGTCAAAAGGTACGCTTGCCATCCTTGAGGATGATGACGAGACTTGCAGCAGTCCTTTTGCAGACCTCCTGTCACAAGTTATTGACGGTCCAGGGAAAGTCGCAAAGTTGGCTTTGACTGAATCGAAACCCGTAGCGCAAGACCCCAAGACCGAGCCGCAACGGAAAGTATTAGCCACCAAAGACGTCCCAGCCAAAGTGCAAAAGCTCGATGGCCCGATCATCAAGGATACGCAGTGCAATCCTGTAGATGAAAGTATTCGTAAGATCATCCTACAAGAGATTCAACCACCGCTCGACAGCTACGATGGCTATTATGCGGACACTGAGGAGTGCTATGGAAAGGGCGCCGATATCCGCAAATACACGAAATCGGTTAAGGGCAAGAGTGCGACCGAAAAGACTATGGCAAATCCTTGCTGTTGTCCTACACTGAAATTTCCTGGCACAGACCGAACGTATACTATCAAACGAGAGCTCGGCAAAGGGGCTTTTGCTCCGGTGTATCTCGTCGAAAGCAAGGATACTGATGATGAGGATGAAAACAAGCCTTCGCAGATGGGGAAAGGCGAGTTTGGTCTGAAGCGCAAGGATCTAGAGGCGATCAAGATGGAAGATCCGCCAACACCATGGGAGTTTTACATCATGCGACAAGCCAAGCGACGACTAGGTGTCTCTCGAGCAGCTGACTCTATTGTTCACGCATATGAGATGCACGTGTTCAAAGACGAGTGTTACCTGGTTGAGGAATTCCGGGATCAAGGCACACTCCTCGACTTGGTGAACCTCGCACGAGCAGAGAACGGGGTGATGGACGAGCAGCTTGCCATGTTCTTTACCATCGAGCTATTCCGCACAGTCGAGGCGCTGCACGCCAAGGGCGTAATACACGGTGATCTCAAGTCAGACAACATTCTCGTCCGTTTCGACAGTCTACAAAAAGACGAACACTGGGACTCTGAGTACAAGCGCGATGGACGCGACGGTTGGTCTGCCAAAGGTATCTCGCTCATCGACTTTGGCCGCGGCATCGACATGAAAGCGTTCAAGCCCGACGTGCAGTTCATTGCTGACTGGCCCACGACCGAAGCCGACTGCGCGGAGATGCGCGAGCTGCGTCCCTGGACTTACCAGATCGACTACTATGGCCTCGCCGGCATAGTCCACAACCTCTTGTTCGGCAAGTATATTTCTACAGTCGCTGAGCGCGGCGCGACTCTCGGTGCGGGTGCGACCAAGACGTACAAGATTAAGGAGAGCCTGAAGAGATACTGGCAAACTGAGATTTGGCACGAGTGTCTGGATCTGCTGCTGAATCCGCTGATGCATCTTGAGGGCGAGGAAGAGGGGAAGCTGCCCGTGTTGAAGGGGATGAGGGAGGTGAGGGAGAAGATGGAGACGTGGCTTGAGGGTAATTGTGAGAAGGGTGTTGGTCTCAAAGCGCTCGTTAGGAGGATGGAGGAGGCCGTGAAGCGGAGATGA
- a CDS encoding mitotic spindle checkpoint component mad3, whose amino-acid sequence MGSDDLIDFEVIENQKENIQSLPSGRSARALAQLYTPPLTSAPGQTASPSQMEDANSAARLKFEKELMAIDDSDDPLDVYDRYVKWTLDAYPSAQNTPQSKLCPLLERATKAFQSSPQYKNDARYLKLWLHYIHLFSDAPRETFAYLARHNIGEQLALFYEEFAAWLEGAGRFTQAEEIYNLGIERQARPVERLIRKYGEFQHRFESRPQQVPEPTSPALPAVRPALAAKTDPFAAASTSPAPQAQAQPKPAAGASRSGKAKLAIFSDGDDAATPSSKGSIEGWDNIGSLADRKKENTTEARPWAGETLKVGKKNTGVPKMQIFKDEVS is encoded by the coding sequence ATGGGTTCCGACGACCTCATCGACTTCGAGGTTATCGAAAACCAAAAGGAAAACATCCAGTCCCTCCCCAGCGGACGCTCCGCCAGAGCACTCGCACAGCTGTACACGCCGCCATTGACTTCCGCCCCTGGTCAAACGGCATCGCCGTCGCAAATGGAGGATGCGAACAGCGCGGCCCGCCTAAAGTTTGAGAAGGAGCTCATGGCCATTGACGACTCCGACGACCCCCTCGATGTCTACGACCGCTACGTCAAGTGGACGCTAGATGCATACCCCTCGGCACAAAACACGCCCCAGTCAAAACTCTGTCCGCTGCTCGAGCGCGCTACGAAGGCGTTTCAGTCATCGCCACAGTACAAGAACGACGCGCGCTACCTCAAGCTATGGCTGCACTACATCCACCTCTTCTCCGATGCGCCGCGCGAGACATTTGCATACCTCGCACGACACAACATTGGCGAGCAACTTGCGCTATTCTATGAGGAGTTCGCCGCTTGGCTAGAAGGAGCCGGTCGCTTTACACAGGCAGAGGAGATATACAACTTGGGAATTGAGCGCCAGGCCCGCCCAGTCGAGCGCTTGATCCGCAAATATGGCGAATTCCAGCACCGCTTCGAGAGCCGTCCGCAACAGGTGCCTGAGCCGACCAGCCCCGCATTGCCTGCTGTTCGGCCAGCCCTTGCGGCCAAGACGGATCCGTTCGCGGCTGCTTCAACAAGCCCAGCACCACAAGCGCAAGCTCAGCCAAAACCTGCTGCGGGCGCATCTCGTTCCGGCAAGGCGAAGCTGGCCATCTTCTCTGACGGCGACGATGCGGCGACACCCAGCTCCAAGGGCAGCATTGAGGGGTGGGACAACATTGGATCGCTCGCAGACCGCAAGAAGGAAAACACCACGGAGGCGCGGCCTTGGGCTGGCGAGACTCTCAAGGTTGGCAAGAAGAACACGGGCGTTCCGAAGATGCAAATCTTCAAGGATGAGGTGAGTTGA
- a CDS encoding AdhP, Zn-dependent alcohol dehydrogenase — translation MTTQKTMRAQQYDARDNKLHLNEVSIPRPREHEILVKIGCASLCHSDVMHFEPNDQGLILGKNPVTIGHEGTGRVVATGSGDIAKNFKEGDAVGFLCAVDCCFECYACKNVHNSWCVTGQTNMQGFSADGYFAEYAVVDAREAMVLPDELDPRESAPLFCAGVTAYHSIADCELPPSSWVAVIGCGGLGHMGIQYAKAMGYKVIGIDITDGAIEEAKSCGADYTFNSMTDKEYKKKINELTGGGVHAAVNFTASKKSYDDCPAIVKAGEGIIMVVGIPQQPLEFNGLDLALGKYKIKGSNNGTCYNMREAIEFSAKHGIKPHMTKFELEDVPKMVELMKGHKAKGRMGVVFDD, via the exons ATGACAACCCAAAAGACGATGCGGGCGCAGCAATATGACGCAAGAGACAACAAACTCCACCTCAATGAAGTATCCATTCCCCGGCCCCGCGAGCACGAGATTCTGGTCAAGATTGGATGTGCCTCTCTCTGCCACTCAGATGTCATGCACTTTGAGCCCAACGACCAGGGTCTCATTCTCGGCAAGAACCCCGTTACCATTGGGCACGAAGGCACGGGCAGGGTGGTTGCAACAGGATCTGGGGATATAGCCAAGAATTTCAAAGAAGGCGATGCAGTAGGGTTTCTCTGCGCGGTCGACTGTTGCTTCGAGTGCTACGCTTGCAAGAACGTTCACAATTCATGGTGTGTGACAGGGCAGACAAACATGCAGGGCTTCAGTGCGGATGGGTATTTCGCAGAGTATGCGGTTGTGGATGCCAGGGAGGCTATGGTGTTGCCTGACGAATTGGACCCGAGAGAATCAGCGCCTCTTTTCTGCGCGGGTGTAACAGCCTACCACAGCATAGCAGACTGCGAACTGCCTCCCAGCTCCTGGGTTGCGGTCATTGGATGTGGCGGCCTCGGACATATGGGCATCCAATACGCAAAGGCTATGGGCTACAAGGTCATCGGCATCGACATTACAGACGGAGCGATTGAAGAAGCCAAGAGCTGTGGCGCAGATTACACCTTCAACTCCATGACTGACAAGGAGTATAAGAAGAAGATCAACGAACTGACTGGTGGCGGTGTCCATGCAGCCGTCAACTTCACGGCATCCAAGAAATCCTACGATGACTGTCCTGCGATTGTCAAGGCTGGTGAGGGTATCATCATGGTTGTGGGGATTCCGCAGCAGCCGCTCGAGTTCAACGGGCTGGATCTTGCGTTGGGAAAGTACAAAATTAAGGGATCGAACAATGGAA CATGCTACAATATGAGGGAGGCTATCGAGTTCTCGGCCAAGCACGGGATCAAGCCGCATATGACCAAGTTTGAGCTGGAGGATGTGCCGAAGATGGTGGAGCTTATGAAAGGTCACAAGGCGAAGGGACGGATGGGTGTCGTTTTTGATGATTAG
- a CDS encoding SGA1, Glucoamylase and related glycosyl hydrolase: MATHIDDKTSPGAKLLQDIVNTHASCTPLPLGRDSGTEIYRQRSQEQEKMQNPTLKRWASGTHASNPRRTSNGYMSIEEYGLIGNMRTCAMVATDGGIDYMCWPHFDSPSVFCRILDKNKGGHFTIGPTSDELCTTKQHYLPASNILQTRYLKEDGVMNVVDFFPRPNNKTYDVSYHTNVIASNHTGNVPERPDLHKWLVRRVECMRGIVDVNVEVFPAFNYAQDNHTTEICVLDKAAGGSCLQRVSFTSKDLALELNATIDCGDEQESACPNVVFEKTPQSQGLGDGVTASFTLYEGQAVSFILRDAADHSPDIIESAQVNELQLNTQKFWARWIQQSKYKGRWEEVVTRSLLILKMLTFEPSGAIVAAPTFSLPEAFGGARNWDYRYSWVRDASFTIYILLRMGFSHEAEAYISYIFQRVKEAKERGGQLPIMFSITGNHDLPEIELPLEGYRGSKPVRIGNGAALHTQLDIYGELMDGIYLANRFGRPVSYDHWLSVREIADYVCTIWDQPDQSIWEVRNKQQNFVYSKIMLWVALDRALRLADKRSFPCPNRAEWYRVRDIIYEEVMEKGYNSELECFVQSYESNDVLDSAVLIAPLVFFISPTDPRFLKTLDRILKPPEKGGLTSTGLVYRYNHTKSDDGVGGLEGAFSMCTFWLVEALTRAGAYDDKYLIQAVTIFENMLSFGNHLHIFSEEIARSGEQLGNTPQAFSHLALISAAFNLDKTLSQRRS; the protein is encoded by the exons ATGGCAACGCATATCGATGACAAGACGTCACCTGGCGCAAAGCTTCTCCAAGACATCGTCAACACACACGCATCCTGTACACCTTTGCCCTTGGGACGAGATAGCGGTACCGAAATATACAGACAGCGCAGTCAAGAACAAGAGAAGATGCAGAATCCAACCTTGAAGAGATGGGCATCCGGCACCCACGCATCCAACCCAAGGCGAACGTCAAATGGGTACATGTCGATCGAGGAATATGGGCTGATTGGAAACATGAGAACATGTGCAATGGTTGCAACAGATGGAGGTATCGACTACATGTGTTGGCCGCACTTCGACTCGCCCTCGGTGTTTTGCCGGATCCTGGACAAGAATAAGGGTGGGCATTTTACTATAGGCCCCACAAGCGACGAGCTTTGTACCACCAAACAGCACTATCTGCCCGCAAGCAACATCCTCCAAACACGTTACCTGAAAGAAGATGGTGTCATGAACGTCGTGGACTTCTTTCCCCGGCCAAACAACAAGACCTATGATGTGTCATACCATACCAACGTAATCGCAAGCAATCATACTGGAAATGTACCCGAACGTCCGGACTTGCACAAGTGGTTAGTCAGGCGAGTGGAATGTATGCGGGGCATAGTTGATGTGAATGTGGAAGTATTCCCTGCATTCAACTATGCACAAGACAACCATACTACCGAGATTTGCGTCTTGGACAAGGCTGCAGGGGGCAGTTGCCTGCAACGGGTGAGTTTCACATCCAAAGACCTTGCTCTGGAATTGAATGCAACAATCGACTGCGGGGACGAACAAGAAAGTGCTTGCCCAAATGTGGTTTTCGAGAAGACGCCACAGTCACAGGGCTTGGGTGATGGGGTCACGGCGTCCTTTACGTTGTATGAAGGCCAGGCCGTGTCGTTCATCCTGCGCGATGCAGCTGATCACAGCCCGGATATCATTGAATCTGCACAAGTCAACGAGTTGCAATTGAACACCCAGAAATTCTGGGCTAGGTGGATTCAACAGAGTAAATACAAGGGCCGATGGGAAGAAGTAGTGACGAGGAGTTTGCTGATTCTCAAGATGTTGACCTTTGAGCCTAGTGGAGCAATCGTTGCTGCGCCAACTTTCTCTCTCCCAGAAGCATTTGGCGGAGCGAGGAACTGGGATTATAGGTACTCATGGGTACGAGATGCGTCTTTTACCATCTACATTCTGTTACGCATGGGCTTCAGTCATGAAGCTGAGGCGTACATTAGCTATATCTTCCAACGCGTCAAGGAAGCCAAAGAACGGGGCGGTCAACTTCCCATCATGTTCAGTATAACCGGAAACCACGATTTACCCGAGATCGAGCTTCCACTGGAGGGTTACAGAGGAAGTAAACCCGTCCGTATTGGCAACGGTGCTGCATTGCACACCCAGCTCGACATCTACGGAGAATTGATGGACGGTATCTACCTGGCAAACAGGTTCGGCCGACCCGTCTCATACGACCATTGGCTTTCGGTCCGTGAGATAGCGGATTATGTCTGCACTATTTGGGATCAACCGGACCAATCGATTTGGGAAGTGCGGAACAAGCAGCAGAATTTTGTTTACAGCAAAATAATGTTGTGGGTAGCGCTCGACCGTGCATTGCGCCTTGCAGACAAGCGGAGTTTCCCATGCCCAAACCGAGCAGAGTGGTATCGCGTCCGCGACATAATCTACGAAGAAGTCATGGAAAAGGGGTACAACTCGGAACTCGAGTGTTTCGTGCAAAGCTACGAATCAAATGATGTGCTGGATTCGGCTGTGCTAATTGCACCGCTGGTCTTTTTCATCTCTCCGACAGACCCTCGGTTCCTGAAGACGCTCGACCGCATCCTGAAGCCGCCTGAGAAAGGCGGTCTGACAAGCACGGGCTTGGTGTACAGGTACAATCACACCAAGAGTGACGACGGCGTAGGAGGATTGGAAGGGGCCTTTTCAATGTGCACCTTTTGGTTGGTAGAAGCGTTGACCAGG GCCGGCGCGTATGATGACAAGTATCTGATACAGGCCGTGACGATCTTTGAGAATATGTTGAGCTTTGGGAATCACCTGCATATTTTCTCagaagagattgcgcgcTCTGGTGAGCAACTGGGCAACACACCTCAGGCTTTCAGTCATCTGGCGCTGATCTCGGCGGCGTTCAATCTCGACAAGACGTTGAGTCAGCGGCGGTCGTGA